AATATACTCCGATACTTCCCCAATACTGCCATCCTGACTGGCCTCCGCTGCCCAGGGCACCCCTAACAGCACACTCAGTTCGACGATAGGCGGCGTCCTGGGCGTATTTGCCTATGGACATTCGGGTGAAATTTTGCTGGGTGAGGGGAATGGGGGAGATGTTCTGGGGGGAGGGCGCTAAACTATGAAATGATTGTTAACAGTTAAGGTGTGGTGGGAGTGGACGTTCAAATCAATCGGCTAGAGGCGATCGTGCAGCAGATTGGCGATGCCGTGCTGGCGACCACTGAAACGGTCGAGCGGCTTTCTGAACGGGTTGATGCCCTGTCCATTCAGGTTGAGCAGCAGGCCAATCAGGTGCAGCAGCAGGGGTATCAGATTTTTGCCCTGGGAGATGCGGTCCAAACCCTTGCGAATAATCAGGATAATTCGCTCCAACGCCTAAATCAGTTAACGGAAGCGTTGCAAACCCTGTTGGCATTTTTGGAAAGCCACGAATCGGTGGGCAATCCCTAATAGCCTTGCTCCCCTATCGGCGATCGCCGCCGTGTTCAGGGAGCCTTGCTTCTCTGCCTCCCGCGCCGCGCACGTACCCCCCAACGAGACCCCGAATTGTCATTATTATTAACTAAATGCTTATGCAGGTCGCCCCTCCCATGACATTGGCTGAAACTCTGACCGCAGAATGGCAGCAGCGCCTTGAGGTAGATTGTCCTACCCTCAAGCCTGCGACCAGAACAGCCATTATCAACTGGCTCTTGGGCGAGCATCCCGAAACCTTGGATCAACTGGATGCCGACTTCCAAGCGATTACACGGCAGGCGATGGACTACCGTTATCGGATTCTCCGTGCCCGTTATTTGGAGGTGTCACCGGAAGCCGCCCATCGATCGCTGATGAAACGCCTGGGGAGCCTGTTCCTGATCCGGCAAAAGATCAAAACCTGGGTTGCTCTGAGCCGCGATCGCCAGCGGACGGTAATGGATGTGGTGCAGGAGGTGGTCCAGGAGTTGTTGCAGAACGATCGCAAGCTGCAACGGCAGATGCACTGGATTTCTCAGTGTACACCGGATCCCCGGCTGCGCAATGCTCTGCTTTTGGCCAGCCTGGAGGAATATTGCCTGCGGCCTGTGCGCAACCAACCCCTATTTGTCTATCGGTTTGTGAATTATCTACGGCGAACCCAACGGGGGGGCCTGACCCAGGTGCCAACGGGAGATCTGGTGCGGCTGGTTTCGGAGGAGATTGCACTGGATGAGACCGATAGTCCGGTCAGTTTATTCGACGCCCAGGCGATCGCCCAATACCAGGAGGCACAGGATTGGGAAGAGCGGCAAACGGCCCGTCTGAAGGTACAACGGGAGTTTATGACCTACCTGGAGGAACAGGTGGAACCCTTGGCGGCCCAATGGTTAAAACTGTATTTGCAGGGGTGTACCCAGGAGGCGATCGCGGAAACCCTCCAGGTTCCGATCAAGCAGATCTATCGCTTGCGGGAAAAGGTGAGTTACCATGCGATTCGGGTTTTTGCGGTGAAATCCCAACCAGAGTTAGTGGCCCATTGGCTAGAAACCTCGCTCAAGGAGCACAACTTGGGGTTAACCCCCAACCAGTGGGATCGCTTTTGGCACAACTTAACCCCCCCGCAACAGCAATTGCTGACCCTCCTACGGGAAGGGGCCAAGGTAGAGGCGATCGCCAAACAATTGCAGTGGAAAACCAGCCAGGTGATGAGCGAGTGGAGTAAGCTCTATCTCGCCGCTTTGGATCTGCGTAATCAGTAGTTATCCGTTACAGGATGGCGCCGCCATCGAGCACAAGGGCTTGTCCCGTCATATTGGCCGCTGCTTCACTGAGGAGGAACCGGACCAGAGCAGCCACTTCCGGAGGTTGAATGATGTGCCCTAGGGGAATCTCCTTCGTCACATCGACTGTGGTTAGCCCCAACTCAATGAATCGGGCTTCAGCCATATCGGTTTGTACCCAGCCGGGACAAATGGCATTCACCGTGATCCGTCGCGGTGCAGTATAGAGGGCTAAACTTTTCGTAAAACCGACAACAGCGTGTTTAGCGGCACAGTAGGCGGTTTGGTCCGGCACGGCTTTTAAGCCTAAGACCGAGGCGATATTGACAATGCGGCTGCCATCTACCAGATAGGGCAGCGCATATTTACAGAGGTAGTAGGTTCCGTGCAGGTTGACATTCACGATGGCGTGCCACAGATCGTCATTGCTCTCCGGAGCCAGGGGATTACTCCCCGCGATCCCAGCGCTATTGACCAGGGCATTCACCTGACCATACGTTTCTCTAATGATCTGGAGAGTGGCTTTGACCTGGGAAAGGTCAGTTACATCACACACCAGTTTGAGATCAGCCGGTGAGAGATGTAAGCGTTCTTGGGACGTCGCGATCGCGGCAACCTCCCAGTGATCCTGTTTTAATGCCTGCACGATCGCAGCCCCAATGCCTCTCGACCCGCCCGTGACGATCGCCACTTTAGGGGTTGGGTTGGGTTGGGTATGGGTTGTGATGTTGGTCATTATTGGGCAACGCCTCCCCCATCAACGGGAATGACTGCACCTGTAATGTAGGATGCTGCGTCACTGGCCAGGAAAGCGATCACCCAGGCAATTTCCGTAGGTTGAGCCAGACGTTGCAAGGGAATGGCTGCACGACAGGCATTGAGCAGATCTGTACCACTCTGGTGGGGATAATAGCGTTGGGCTAAGTCATTCAACACGAAGGACAGCATGGGGGTATCGGTACTGCCGGGGGCGACGCAGTTAATCCGAATGTTGTGGGGTCCCCAATCTAGCGCTGCACTTTTAGTGAGTTGGGCGATCGCCGCCTTGCTGGCGCCGTAAATGGCAGCGGCTTTTTTCCCAATCAGGGCCTGATCACTGGCGTTATTGACGATCGCGCCCTTTCCCCGCTTCAGCATAGAAGGAATCACCGCCTGCATCAGCAGAAAAGGCGCCTTGAAGTTAACGGCTAGGACGCGATCGATATCATCCGAAGTCGTTTCCAGAATGGTGCCATTCAGGGTAATTCCTGCGTTGTTAATCAGAATATCAATATCACCATAGCTCTGGATAACCGTATTGACATAGCCTTCGATTTTATCGCTTTTGCTTAAATCCTGTTCCGGTAAATCAAAGCCAACGACCGTGACCCCCAGTCGGCTAAACAGGGAATAGGTCGCTGCCCCAATGCCACTTTTATGCCCCGTGACGATCGCCACTTTTCCCCTTAACCCCGGTAGGCTGTATTCAAACTGACTCATGCTGCTTCTTTATGAGATCGACGTCGGTCGCAGGTCTTCGTTTAGAGACCAGCGGTAATCGATCGCCTGGTTAGACCGGCGACAGGCTTCCTCTAACTGTTTTTGCTGAGCCATCGCTTTGCGAAGGGTAATAATCAATTCCTGCAATTGTGCCCGTTGCGGCGAACCCGGTTCGATCGCGATCGCCGTTTGGCGTTCTAGCAATTGCAGCAGCAGTTCATAATGAACGTAGGAGGGGAGAGGAATCGGTTGCATAGGACATCTATCTAGAAAAGGAGGAGAAGGTAGCAAGAAACAGTGAGCATCTGCGGAACGTTTTCACAGAGGAATTGCATCTGAGAGTGAAGTGAAACCGGTTAGAGGCGCCATCCCTCCAACTCAGAAAGATCAAGATTTCCTAATATGCAGACTTCCCCTCTACCGCTCCGGATGCTGTAGCCATTACACGATGGGGCAAGGGTGCCATCAGCGTCTGGAGGGCTTGCTGAAGATCAGGCTGACGCATCAACGACTCACCGATGAGGACAGCCCCAGCCCCAGCCCCGGCCACAGCGTTTAAATCAGCCGACGTATACAATCCTGATTCACTCACACACAGAATTCCACGGGCTTGCAGCAAGGGGCCGTAGCGGTTGAGTAGATGCTTTGTAGTCTGGAGATCTACAGAGAAATCCTGAAGATTGCGGTTATTGATCCCCACCAAAGTGACCCCCGTTAGGGACAAGACCCGCTCTAATTCCGTCGCAGTGTGCACTTCAATCAGGGCAGCCATGCCTAAGCCCTGGGCAATTTTCAGAAAATATTGTAGATCCTGATCCGTCAGAATTGCCGCAATCAGGAGCACAGCATCTGCACCATAACGTCGCGCTAGGTAAATCTGGTAAGGATAGATGACAAAGTCCTTGCATAATAGAGGCACATCTACAGTGGCCCGAATTTGGGCGAGATAGTCGAAACTACCCTGGAAAAATTCTCGATCAGTGAGCACCGAAAGGCAACTGGCTCCCCCCTGAGCCAGTTGTTGTGCGATCGCGATCGGCTCGAAATCTGCCCGAATAATTCCTTTACTGGGGGACGCCTTCTTGACTTCCGCGATAATGGCAGGAGTTTGGGGGGCCGCCCGGAGGGCAGCCACAAAATCCCGTGGGGGAGGGCTGGTAGCCACTTGACGGCGTAACTCTGCGAGGGGGAGTTGTTCCCGCCATTGATCGACTTCGCGTTCTTTGTGCCAAACAATTTTCTCTAGGATATGCTGTGGCTCAGCATCAGGCACATGGACATAATAGGACAGATGCTGGACAGTTACGGGTGGATTGGGAGGACGACGACGCACTTGCATAGGCAACCAGTTCACTGGCAAATGGGGGTTGAATCCCTCATACCCCACCCACAGACCCGTTGGTCTAGTAGCGGGTAACGTAGGTTACGTACTAGGCTAACTTAGCCTGCTTGGCTAGCCCTTGGCAAGCAACAGCAGCGGGGGTATTATCAGAAGCCATTTGGCTACAGCAGCAACAACGATCGTCTGCTATCAGTGGCGGATGCCAGTCGATCCGTGTGCCACGCTCGCAGCCCATTTCCCCTAGCAAGTCCCCGTCCCCTGGGGCCAAAGAGGAGAGAGGAAAGAGAAAAGAGAACAGAGATCGTCACTCAGTTGCCCTTACTGCTCACTGCTCTATCCTCACTCCCAAATTGAGGGTGAGGACAGTCCGAGTTTTGTCAGTCAATCAACGCCTCTAGGGAGGGATTATTGACCATCATTGGCCATTGCCGTTTTGCCCTCTGCCGAGAGCAGCATTCAGCGCCAGGCGAGAGGCAACGGGGAGGCCCCTAACCCCACGCCCTGGTATGGGCAAAGAGGCGCCGCCTGTGACTGGCAGCATAATTAACGACGATCGCCACAATCATCACCTCAACAATCATCACCTCAACAATCATCACCCCAATGACAGTAATCACCCCAATAATGAGTACCAATCATGAGTACGGTAATTTAGGGAGCATAGCTAGTTATGTTGCAATCACACCTCTACGCTGATGAAGACAAGGGTGGGCTGCGGGCGTTTGAATTACCGGGCGCCCGCCCTCACTATACGCCCGATCGCCCTGGACAGGTTGAGCATATTTTTTTAGACCTGGCGATCGATATTCCTAACCAGGCATTACAGGGAACCTGCTCGATTCGGTTAAACCCCATTCGCGATGGCATCGAACACCTCACTCTGGATGCGGTGGCTTTAGAAATTCAATCCGTTACGGTAACAACCGTTGCCCAACCCCAAGCCCAAGCCTGTGCGTTTGACAGTGATGGCGAAACCCTGACGATTGCCCTGCCCCAGCCCACGATCGGCGGGCAACCCCTCACCTTGGCGATCGCCTATGCCGTTGAAAAGCCGCGCCGGGGGTTGTACTTTATCCAACCAACCCCCGCCTATCCCCATAAATCGATACAGGTGTGGACACAAGGGGAAGATGAGGACTCGCGCTACTGGTTCCCTTGCTTTGACTATCCGGGGCAGTTGGCCACCTCGGAAATTCGAGTGCGGGTACCCCAGGCGTTGCAGGCAATTTCCAATGGCGAATTGATCAGTACCGAGCACTGCGGTGACGACAAGATTTACCACTGGCACCAGCGACAAGTCCATCCTAGTTACTTGATTGCCCTAGCCGTGGGCGACTTTGCCATCATTGCGGAGGAATGGCAGGGTAAACCCGTGACCTATGTGGTCGAAAAGGGGCGGGAAGCCGATGCCCGTCGCACGCTGGGGAAAACGCCCCAAATGCTGACCTTTTTTAGTGAGTTTTTTGGCTATCCCTATCCATTTTCCAAATACGCCCAGGTTTGTGTCGAGGATTTCATCTTCGGCGGTATGGAAAATACGTCAACCACACTGCTGACCGATCGCTGTTTATTGGATGAACGGGCGACGATCGATAACCGCCGCTCTGAGACCTTGGTTGCCCATGAATTAGTCCACCAATGGTTTGGCGATCTGTTGGTGATTAAGCACTGGTCCCATGCCTGGATTAAGGAGGGGATGGCCTCCTATTCCGAAGTCTTGTGGACTGAGCAGGAATACGGGGCTGATGCTGCTGCCTACTATCTTTTACAGGAGGCACGCAGTTATCTGAATGAAGATCGATCGCGCTATCGGCGTCCGATCGTTACCCATGTGTATCGGGAACCGATTGAACTGTACGATCGCCATCTCTATGAGAAGGGTGCCTGTGTCTACCACATGATCCGGGGGGAACTAGGGGATGCGCTCTTTAAGCAGGCAATCCAGACCTTTGTGCGCGATCATGCCCACCAAACAGTGGAAACGGTGGATTTGCTGCGGGCGATCGATAAGGCGACGGGGCGCAACTTGCTGTTTTTATTTGACCAGTATGTGTTTCGTGGAGGCCATCCCGACTATAAGGTAGCCTACAGTTGGGATGGCGACAGCCAACTGGCAAAGTTGACGATTACCCAAACCCAGGCCAACCCCAATGCTAAGGGAACGGACAAGGGGTTATTTGATCTGAAATTGCCGATCGCCTTTGGGTATGTCGAAGCGGCAAAAACCCCACCCCCGCCGCAACCGAAAAAAGCCCGTAAAGGGGATGCGCT
This DNA window, taken from Trichothermofontia sichuanensis B231, encodes the following:
- a CDS encoding DUF5340 domain-containing protein — protein: MQPIPLPSYVHYELLLQLLERQTAIAIEPGSPQRAQLQELIITLRKAMAQQKQLEEACRRSNQAIDYRWSLNEDLRPTSIS
- a CDS encoding SDR family NAD(P)-dependent oxidoreductase — its product is MTNITTHTQPNPTPKVAIVTGGSRGIGAAIVQALKQDHWEVAAIATSQERLHLSPADLKLVCDVTDLSQVKATLQIIRETYGQVNALVNSAGIAGSNPLAPESNDDLWHAIVNVNLHGTYYLCKYALPYLVDGSRIVNIASVLGLKAVPDQTAYCAAKHAVVGFTKSLALYTAPRRITVNAICPGWVQTDMAEARFIELGLTTVDVTKEIPLGHIIQPPEVAALVRFLLSEAAANMTGQALVLDGGAIL
- a CDS encoding SDR family NAD(P)-dependent oxidoreductase, whose product is MSQFEYSLPGLRGKVAIVTGHKSGIGAATYSLFSRLGVTVVGFDLPEQDLSKSDKIEGYVNTVIQSYGDIDILINNAGITLNGTILETTSDDIDRVLAVNFKAPFLLMQAVIPSMLKRGKGAIVNNASDQALIGKKAAAIYGASKAAIAQLTKSAALDWGPHNIRINCVAPGSTDTPMLSFVLNDLAQRYYPHQSGTDLLNACRAAIPLQRLAQPTEIAWVIAFLASDAASYITGAVIPVDGGGVAQ
- a CDS encoding M1 family metallopeptidase, with the translated sequence MLQSHLYADEDKGGLRAFELPGARPHYTPDRPGQVEHIFLDLAIDIPNQALQGTCSIRLNPIRDGIEHLTLDAVALEIQSVTVTTVAQPQAQACAFDSDGETLTIALPQPTIGGQPLTLAIAYAVEKPRRGLYFIQPTPAYPHKSIQVWTQGEDEDSRYWFPCFDYPGQLATSEIRVRVPQALQAISNGELISTEHCGDDKIYHWHQRQVHPSYLIALAVGDFAIIAEEWQGKPVTYVVEKGREADARRTLGKTPQMLTFFSEFFGYPYPFSKYAQVCVEDFIFGGMENTSTTLLTDRCLLDERATIDNRRSETLVAHELVHQWFGDLLVIKHWSHAWIKEGMASYSEVLWTEQEYGADAAAYYLLQEARSYLNEDRSRYRRPIVTHVYREPIELYDRHLYEKGACVYHMIRGELGDALFKQAIQTFVRDHAHQTVETVDLLRAIDKATGRNLLFLFDQYVFRGGHPDYKVAYSWDGDSQLAKLTITQTQANPNAKGTDKGLFDLKLPIAFGYVEAAKTPPPPQPKKARKGDALQAEPPAPAVTLKTFTIRVHEAEQSFYFPLAAKPQFITIDPGNYHLKTLTLEYPIPELKAQLQFDPDPISRIEAAIALGKKGGLEAVKALITALQQDPFWGVRVEVAAQLGKLKLNQSFEGLVTGLSDPEARVRRAVVEALAEYKTQASYQALVPLVETGDPSYYVEAAACRAIASIVAAQINDVPKEDEVIDRLKRVLQERAGWNEVVRSGAIAGLSALKTSVAALDLVLEYTELGVPQPLRLAAIRALGPISTGQTSAQVDRILTRLEGLAYEDFFLTQVAVVTALGQMETPKAIALLQRLSAQTADGRVRRLAEEAIPKVQKSVGTDRTLEQIRQELEQMKQENQDLKSRLALLESTKDAAQKNGQTPAGEGKAAAAHSVSTRKSKVARKKH
- the trpC gene encoding indole-3-glycerol phosphate synthase TrpC; amino-acid sequence: MQVRRRPPNPPVTVQHLSYYVHVPDAEPQHILEKIVWHKEREVDQWREQLPLAELRRQVATSPPPRDFVAALRAAPQTPAIIAEVKKASPSKGIIRADFEPIAIAQQLAQGGASCLSVLTDREFFQGSFDYLAQIRATVDVPLLCKDFVIYPYQIYLARRYGADAVLLIAAILTDQDLQYFLKIAQGLGMAALIEVHTATELERVLSLTGVTLVGINNRNLQDFSVDLQTTKHLLNRYGPLLQARGILCVSESGLYTSADLNAVAGAGAGAVLIGESLMRQPDLQQALQTLMAPLPHRVMATASGAVEGKSAY
- a CDS encoding HetZ-related protein 2, with the protein product MQVAPPMTLAETLTAEWQQRLEVDCPTLKPATRTAIINWLLGEHPETLDQLDADFQAITRQAMDYRYRILRARYLEVSPEAAHRSLMKRLGSLFLIRQKIKTWVALSRDRQRTVMDVVQEVVQELLQNDRKLQRQMHWISQCTPDPRLRNALLLASLEEYCLRPVRNQPLFVYRFVNYLRRTQRGGLTQVPTGDLVRLVSEEIALDETDSPVSLFDAQAIAQYQEAQDWEERQTARLKVQREFMTYLEEQVEPLAAQWLKLYLQGCTQEAIAETLQVPIKQIYRLREKVSYHAIRVFAVKSQPELVAHWLETSLKEHNLGLTPNQWDRFWHNLTPPQQQLLTLLREGAKVEAIAKQLQWKTSQVMSEWSKLYLAALDLRNQ